From Candidatus Nucleicultrix amoebiphila FS5, a single genomic window includes:
- a CDS encoding ABC transporter permease: MFYIALRMLIGDRGKFIGIILGISFASLIMTQQPGVFVGLMTRSFSFLTDMGLPDIWVMDSKVQYIDDSKPMAQTMLYRVSSIAGVDWAKPLYKGNIQARLENGNFQNCNVIGLDDTTLIGGPATMIEGQLEDLRRSDSVIVNVEGANDKLAKPSAYPGGPKIPLKVGDQLELNDHRAVVVGIAETTRTFQSLPVVFTTFTRATNFAPPQRHLLSFILVKVKSDENIQGVITRIKENTGLAAYTADEFKNITIKYYLKYTGIPINFGVSVLLGFLVGAAISGQTFYNFTLENLRYFGVLKAMGATDRMLLYMILFQSIIVGVVGYGIGLGGTTLFSILSRSSQIAFRFPWQLMAFSIIGVTIISTIGALISIRKVIKLEPAIVFKS; this comes from the coding sequence ATGTTTTATATTGCCCTGAGAATGCTCATTGGAGACCGCGGAAAGTTTATTGGAATTATCCTTGGTATTTCTTTTGCTTCATTGATTATGACTCAACAGCCTGGCGTTTTCGTTGGTCTTATGACGCGATCTTTTAGTTTTCTTACAGATATGGGATTGCCTGATATTTGGGTCATGGATTCGAAAGTTCAATATATCGATGATAGCAAACCTATGGCTCAAACAATGCTCTATCGGGTTTCAAGCATTGCAGGTGTTGATTGGGCAAAGCCTCTTTATAAAGGCAACATTCAAGCTCGTCTCGAGAATGGTAACTTTCAAAATTGTAATGTCATTGGATTGGACGATACTACTCTGATAGGTGGCCCTGCAACTATGATAGAAGGTCAACTTGAAGACCTTAGGCGCAGTGATTCAGTTATTGTCAATGTAGAGGGCGCTAATGACAAACTAGCAAAACCGTCAGCATACCCTGGAGGTCCCAAGATTCCCCTAAAGGTTGGCGATCAGCTTGAATTAAATGACCACCGAGCTGTCGTTGTTGGCATTGCAGAAACCACGCGAACTTTTCAGTCTCTTCCTGTTGTCTTTACAACATTCACCAGAGCCACTAATTTTGCTCCTCCTCAGCGGCATCTTCTTTCTTTTATATTAGTTAAGGTTAAATCAGATGAGAACATTCAAGGCGTCATAACGAGAATTAAAGAAAACACAGGTCTAGCAGCGTATACAGCTGACGAATTTAAAAATATAACAATAAAGTATTACTTAAAATACACTGGCATTCCTATCAATTTTGGAGTTTCAGTTCTTTTAGGCTTCCTTGTTGGTGCTGCTATTTCTGGTCAAACATTCTATAATTTTACCCTTGAAAATCTTAGGTATTTTGGTGTCCTTAAAGCCATGGGAGCAACGGACCGCATGCTTCTGTATATGATTCTATTTCAATCAATCATCGTTGGAGTTGTTGGGTATGGCATAGGTCTTGGGGGCACAACACTTTTTTCTATTCTCTCTCGATCTTCTCAGATTGCCTTTCGTTTTCCTTGGCAACTCATGGCCTTCAGCATTATTGGTGTCACTATCATTTCAACGATTGGGGCCCTCATCAGTATTCGCAAGGTAATCAAGCTTGAGCCTGCAATCGTATTCAAAAGCTAG
- a CDS encoding Rpn family recombination-promoting nuclease/putative transposase has product MKQSIKVCLFLCMGIYSLHGAAAEASALAEVLFNGVTKGGAKVVKKRPAVHSSSVPLFKNSTVNVQRGKGLRAWPKNFQTSGFHKTAFFQDQDETKGITIPETSESIPLHRTALLDPKDDELFKRIFTSKENSQMVVGLLNDFLELEGQERIETITILNNEFTPRRYRGKKSFFDIFCKDRAGKQFIVEMQKDKEKAFFKRLHYYASAAYSEQLGRGLDYGLLKPVYLVCIVDHTLFKDNQDYKHIFTLKHKKMHTEFPDGPRYVVIELEKFTKTNGRIKSAEDEFLYLLNNWQQVVSSPPDSKIKGAYETISSYNFSSMEYLAYQERMLDEMTRRDKEEELNQVRESVKHAEESLRHAEEQSKIAEEKARAADEKSKVVEESLRQAEEKSKIAEESLRQAEEKSKIAEEKSKVAEEKLGQMNIDTALKLIAFKLSTLQIKEATGLEDETVEKLRLKAKQERK; this is encoded by the coding sequence ATGAAGCAGAGCATCAAAGTCTGTTTATTTTTATGTATGGGCATCTATAGTTTACACGGAGCTGCAGCTGAAGCGTCAGCCTTGGCAGAAGTGCTGTTCAACGGAGTGACAAAGGGCGGGGCAAAGGTCGTTAAGAAGCGACCGGCTGTTCATTCTTCCTCCGTCCCCCTTTTCAAAAACTCCACCGTTAACGTGCAAAGAGGGAAGGGGTTGAGAGCGTGGCCAAAGAATTTCCAAACGTCAGGTTTTCATAAAACTGCGTTTTTTCAAGATCAGGATGAAACAAAAGGAATCACGATTCCTGAAACCAGCGAATCAATTCCTCTTCATCGTACGGCTTTGTTGGACCCAAAGGATGATGAATTGTTTAAAAGAATTTTCACATCAAAAGAAAACTCTCAGATGGTCGTCGGGCTTTTGAATGATTTTCTAGAATTAGAAGGGCAAGAGAGAATTGAAACCATTACGATCTTGAACAATGAATTTACCCCTAGACGTTATCGTGGCAAGAAATCTTTCTTCGATATTTTTTGTAAAGACCGAGCCGGAAAGCAATTTATTGTTGAAATGCAAAAAGACAAAGAAAAGGCCTTTTTCAAACGCCTCCATTATTATGCATCGGCCGCGTATAGTGAACAACTTGGGAGAGGGTTGGACTATGGTCTTCTGAAGCCTGTCTATCTTGTTTGTATTGTTGATCATACCTTGTTTAAGGATAATCAAGATTATAAGCACATCTTTACGTTAAAGCATAAAAAAATGCACACTGAATTTCCTGATGGTCCGCGCTATGTGGTGATTGAATTAGAAAAGTTTACTAAGACCAATGGAAGAATAAAATCTGCTGAAGATGAATTTCTCTATCTATTAAACAATTGGCAGCAAGTGGTGAGTTCTCCTCCAGATTCAAAGATAAAAGGGGCCTATGAAACCATCAGCAGTTACAACTTTTCGTCAATGGAGTACTTGGCTTATCAAGAAAGAATGTTGGACGAGATGACGCGAAGAGACAAAGAAGAAGAGCTTAATCAAGTAAGGGAGAGTGTTAAACACGCTGAGGAAAGCCTAAGACACGCTGAAGAGCAATCTAAGATAGCTGAGGAAAAAGCCAGAGCCGCTGATGAAAAATCTAAGGTTGTTGAAGAGAGCTTAAGACAAGCTGAGGAAAAATCTAAGATAGCTGAAGAGAGCTTAAGACAAGCTGAGGAAAAATCTAAGATAGCTGAAGAGAAATCGAAAGTGGCTGAGGAGAAGCTTGGTCAGATGAATATCGATACGGCTCTTAAACTCATCGCTTTTAAGTTAAGTACTTTGCAAATCAAAGAAGCGACAGGACTAGAAGATGAGACAGTCGAAAAACTGCGCTTAAAAGCAAAGCAAGAGAGGAAGTAG
- the fabI gene encoding enoyl-ACP reductase FabI produces the protein MTGALLRGKKGLVIGIANEHSIAYGCAHVFREMGATLALTYLNSDSYPYVKPLAERLDAPLLLACDFRIPGQLEAVFEKIKNTWGELDFVLHSVAYAPREDLHARVTDCSKEGFSTAMDLSCHSFIRIAKQSEPLMKKGGCLLAVSFYGAEKVVKHYNLMGPVKAALESTVRYLAIELASQNIRVHALSPGPIKTRAASGLDRFDELMEMVKKRVPNHKLVTIEEVGSLAAFLVSDAAKSLTGNIEYIDGGYHTLG, from the coding sequence ATGACTGGGGCTTTATTAAGAGGGAAAAAAGGATTGGTCATTGGTATTGCCAATGAACATAGCATTGCTTATGGATGTGCACACGTTTTTCGAGAGATGGGAGCGACTTTGGCACTTACCTACTTGAATAGTGACTCTTATCCTTATGTCAAGCCACTTGCCGAACGCTTAGATGCCCCCCTGCTGTTAGCCTGCGATTTTCGTATTCCAGGTCAATTAGAAGCAGTTTTTGAAAAAATTAAAAACACCTGGGGAGAGCTTGATTTTGTACTACATTCGGTAGCCTATGCGCCGAGAGAAGACTTGCACGCTCGTGTAACAGATTGCAGTAAAGAAGGTTTTTCGACGGCCATGGATTTATCTTGTCATTCATTTATTCGGATAGCAAAGCAGAGCGAACCTTTGATGAAAAAGGGGGGGTGTCTTTTGGCTGTCAGTTTTTATGGGGCTGAAAAAGTTGTTAAGCACTATAATCTGATGGGACCCGTCAAGGCAGCCTTAGAGTCGACTGTTCGTTATTTAGCCATTGAACTGGCCTCTCAAAATATTCGTGTACATGCTCTTTCACCAGGTCCTATCAAAACCAGGGCAGCTTCAGGTTTGGATCGTTTTGATGAGTTGATGGAGATGGTCAAAAAGCGCGTTCCTAATCATAAATTGGTGACAATTGAAGAAGTTGGGAGTTTAGCTGCATTTTTAGTGAGTGATGCTGCTAAATCTTTAACGGGTAACATCGAATATATCGATGGAGGTTATCACACTCTCGGTTAA
- a CDS encoding DUF4917 family protein, with protein sequence MPFNPIQCTHIESGQTATLCLSCYIKALRNGVVKNAKKTLLIGNGLGLSCPADSVRNAVHYDTVEALDNITKNITNLINAPKALDRLVIIKKPELINECVRYIVNFNLLNHVLKRAPQPSDIIGQTQLKNFFLDFNQIFTINYDPFFFWTIQKYSAPEQGAKFLDGLTFIHGNNLKESLHLTYDEIATNLQNGEKEGRIPVYFLHGGFHLRKHQITNKYFTISAENWCRENFMKAFKDDTQSQLHARLHNLPLERTPVIIFEDRYYVKKAEINDDHYLREAYKKLSDLKQGHLFIYGCSFFNCEHLFEAIFHSPLNPALKIYISYMQDDTRPKKFVMNYLHSKGLNSVENIYWVEIKKGQERLIWKDPKTDDGFEFDLELSLPSQNNTSQPRAEGRDHKPIR encoded by the coding sequence AGAAATGGTGTTGTAAAAAATGCAAAAAAAACTCTTCTAATAGGAAATGGTCTAGGACTCTCTTGTCCCGCAGACAGTGTAAGAAATGCAGTCCATTATGATACAGTTGAAGCTCTAGACAACATTACTAAAAATATTACAAACCTTATTAATGCTCCAAAAGCACTCGATCGATTAGTTATCATCAAAAAGCCAGAACTTATTAACGAATGTGTTCGCTATATTGTTAATTTTAATCTTTTGAATCATGTTCTCAAAAGAGCGCCTCAACCCTCTGATATTATAGGTCAGACTCAATTAAAAAATTTTTTTCTAGACTTCAATCAAATATTTACAATCAACTACGATCCTTTTTTCTTTTGGACTATTCAAAAATATAGTGCTCCTGAACAAGGAGCGAAATTTCTGGATGGTCTAACATTTATCCATGGAAACAATCTGAAAGAATCTCTCCATTTAACCTACGATGAAATTGCCACCAACTTACAAAATGGTGAAAAAGAAGGACGTATTCCAGTTTATTTTCTACATGGAGGATTTCACCTTAGAAAGCATCAAATAACAAACAAATATTTCACAATATCTGCAGAAAATTGGTGTCGAGAAAATTTTATGAAAGCCTTCAAAGATGATACACAAAGTCAATTACATGCAAGACTTCACAATCTTCCTCTAGAACGTACCCCTGTTATTATTTTTGAAGATCGTTACTATGTCAAAAAAGCGGAAATTAACGATGATCATTATCTTCGTGAGGCCTACAAAAAACTCTCTGATTTAAAACAAGGGCATCTTTTTATCTATGGATGCTCTTTTTTCAATTGTGAACATCTCTTTGAAGCAATTTTTCACTCTCCCTTAAATCCGGCTTTAAAGATATACATAAGCTATATGCAAGATGACACAAGACCCAAGAAGTTTGTGATGAATTACTTGCATTCAAAAGGATTAAATAGCGTAGAAAATATATATTGGGTGGAAATAAAAAAGGGACAGGAAAGGCTGATCTGGAAAGACCCAAAAACTGATGATGGGTTTGAATTCGATTTAGAACTCTCTTTGCCTTCTCAAAACAATACATCACAGCCGAGGGCAGAGGGCAGAGACCATAAGCCAATACGCTAA